In Alligator mississippiensis isolate rAllMis1 chromosome 10, rAllMis1, whole genome shotgun sequence, one DNA window encodes the following:
- the RNF166 gene encoding E3 ubiquitin-protein ligase RNF166: MTYTPSRPMAAAMLRSLLVSGGAGPGPGPGPGPRDPPPGAADALEAQFSCPICLEVYHRAVCIAGCGHTFCGECLQPCLQVPSPLCPLCRMPFDPKKVEKASNVEKQLSSYKAPCRGCSKKVTLTKMRAHVSSCGKVQEQMANCPKFVPVIPTSQPIPSNIPNRSTFVCPYCGARNLDQQELVKHCMENHRNDPNKVVCPVCSAMPWGDPSYKSANFLQHLLHRHKFSYDTFVDYSIDEEAALQAALALSLSEN; the protein is encoded by the exons ATGACGTACACCCCTTCGCGTCCCATGGCCGCCGCCATGTTGCGGAGCCTGCTGGTGTcgggcggcgcggggccgggcccggggccggggccgggcccccGCGATCCGCCACCCGGCGCCGCCGACGCGCTGGAGGCGCAGTTCAGCTGCCCCATCTGCCTGGAGGTCTATCACCGCGCCGTCTGCATCGCGGGCTGCGGACACAC gTTCTGCGGGGAGTGTTTGCAGCCCTGCCTGCAGGTGCCGTCGCCGCTGTGCCCGCTCTGCCGCATGCCCTTCGACCCCAAGAAGGTGGAGAAAGCCTCCAACGTGGAGAAGCAGCTCTCCTCCTACAAGGCGCCCTGCCGGGGATGCAGCAAGAAG gtgACGCTGACGAAGATGAGGGCGCACGTCTCGTCCTGCGGCAAGGTGCAGGAGCAGATGGCCAACTGCCCCAAGTTCGTGCCGGTgatccccacctcccagcccatCCCCAG CAATATCCCCAACCGGTCCACGTTCGTCTGCCCGTACTGCGGCGCCCGCAACCTGGACCAGCAGGAGCTGGTGAAGCACTGCATGGAGAACCACCGCAACGACCCCAACAAAGTG GTGTGCCCAGTCTGCTCCGCTATGCCCTGGGGGGATCCCAGCTACAAGAGTGCCAACTTcttgcagcacctcctgcaccggcACAAGTTCTCCTACGACACCTTTGTG GACTATAGCATTGACGAGGAGGCAGCACTGCAAGCCGCGCTGGCGCTCTCCCTCTCTGAGAACTGA
- the SNAI3 gene encoding zinc finger protein SNAI3, which translates to MPRSFLVKKASSTRVPDYGQLHSRAHEVIGSGSGWCPSSGGQALPAPLQTEDAPPSAPCEAARLWDRGALLARLSLPLPLEGEAKGTPGPSPSSPDVSPADTPTGTPLRDNQNDLNRLSLPRRRVPELGSPAEGSKATPDKLVGAPGETPPRLGCCGCHASYPAVCRHRELPPRKSFACKHCDKEYASLGALKMHIRTHTLPCLCKICGKAFSRPWLLQGHIRTHTGEKPYSCSHCSRAFADRSNLRAHLQTHSDVKKYQCRACAKTFSRMSLLARHEEAGCCPAS; encoded by the exons ATGCCCCGCTCCTTCCTGGTGAAGAAGGCGAGCAGCACCCGGGTGCCCGACTACGGCCAGCTGCACTCCCGCGCCCACG AAGTCATCGGTAGCGGCTCCGGCTGGTGTCCCTCCAGCGGCGGGCAGgccttgcctgcccccctccagacCGAAGACGCCCCCCCCTCCGCGCCCTGCGAAGCCGCCCGGCTCTGGGACCGTGGCGCCCTCCTCGCCCgcctctccctgcctctcccgCTGGAGGGTGAGGCCAAAGGGACCCCCGGCCCGAGTCCCTCCAGCCCGGACGTCAGCCCAGCAGACACGCCCACGGGCACCCCCCTCAGGGACAACCAGAACGACCTCAACCGGCTGAGCCTGCCTCGGAGACGGGTGCCGGAGCTGGGCAGCCCTGCCGAGGGCAGCAAGGCCACCCCGGACAAGCTGGTGGGGGCACCGGGTGAGACCCCTCCGCGGCTGGGGTGCTGCGGCTGCCACGCCTCCTACCCCGCTGTCTGCAGGCACCGCGAGCTGCCCCCCCGGAAATCCTTTGCTTGCAAGCACTGCGACAAGGAGTACGCCAGCCTGGGTGCCCTCAAGATGCACATCCGCACCCACACGCTGCCCTGCCTCTGCAAGATCTGCGGGAAAGCCTTCtccaggccctggctgctgcagggccacATCCGCACGCACACAG GCGAGAAGCCGTACAGCTGCTCCCACTGCAGCCGCGCCTTCGCCGACCGCTCCAATCTCCGCGCCCACCTCCAGACCCACTCGGACGTCAAGAAGTACCAGTGCCGGGCCTGCGCCAAGACCTTCTCCCGCATGTCCCTGCTGGCGCGGCACGAAGAGGCCGGCTGCTGCCCGGCATCCTGA